TTCGACCCAGCCAACTGCCTTTCCGTTCTCTTCACCCAAAGTTCCTGTAATACCAAGGTCCAAATCTGTGTCTTTTCGTAAGTAAGTATTGTTTTGTGTGAGGAGTTtttgttctaatttttgattgaaatgtttgattGGGGGTGGGGCTCATTACCCCGGCGAGTTTGGCGTGCTTGAGCACCCCCCTTGAGGCGATACTTTTTTGTGTGGAATGTCTGGCGGGCATTGCACTCCCCACTGGGGGCCCGGCCATtcgccttaaaaacaaaaaaacctaCATTGGACTTCAGCACACCCACCTCATTTAAAACGTAGCATCCCGTATAGTCAGGCTCTGAGATTGAGGCGAATATGCTCATCAAAAGATACACTAAGGAAACGGATAATCGAATATTCCGATTTTTTCGTAGCATGCGGCTATGAACGAGGCAAAGTACtaaatgaaatgcaaagaGTTCTAACACTGACTCAAGAGGACTGTTTACGGACCAAAGAACGGCAACCCATGGACCGGATCCCTCTTGTTACTACATACAATCCCCACGCAACATTTATTGCGGAAGTTGCAAAACGTAATTGGAACTTTCGTCAATCAAAAGAACGATTAGCCCTAATATTCAACAAATCACCACTGGTGGCATATAGAAGGCCAAAGAGCCTCAGGGACAGACTTGTGAGCACAAAATTTAGGAATAGGACAACAGATAACGCTCTCATACCGAGGGGTTGTAAACCTTGTCAAAGACCGAAGTGCAGCTGGTGTAATAAGATAAACGAgacaaaaacattcaaaagcACCAGTAATAATAAGATTTTCACTATATTTCATTCTCTGGACTGCCAATCATCTTGGGTAATTTACATCATCGAATGTAACACATGCAGGCTACAGTACATCGGTAAAAGTGAAACAGGATTTAATCTGCGCTTGAACAACCATAGAAGCCACATCAAAAAGGAAGTCAATTCCTGCGAACTTACGGAACACTTTTTACATAATGTAAGATCACATAACTTTGACAATGACGTAACCAAAACAGTTAtagtgttgtccgtaactgtgctcacattgtgggtggctcctcctgaaatgttctgcaattggtataggatttaatggagccgaaaccaattgtagaa
This portion of the Acropora palmata chromosome 13, jaAcrPala1.3, whole genome shotgun sequence genome encodes:
- the LOC141863422 gene encoding uncharacterized protein LOC141863422; the encoded protein is MQRVLTLTQEDCLRTKERQPMDRIPLVTTYNPHATFIAEVAKRNWNFRQSKERLALIFNKSPLVAYRRPKSLRDRLVSTKFRNRTTDNALIPRGCKPCQRPKCSWCNKINETKTFKSTSNNKIFTIFHSLDCQSSWVIYIIECNTCRLQYIGKSETGFNLRLNNHRSHIKKEVNSCELTEHFLHNVRSHNFDNDVTKTVIEQIRKDYLTIDRKKELLRNREMFWQRMLNSIQPNGLNK